Proteins encoded in a region of the Clostridium beijerinckii genome:
- a CDS encoding carbohydrate ABC transporter permease: MKNKYSSEFIKEERKGYIFVLPALIFMLAFVGYPIIYNFILSLRDVNVTTFSQPVKPFVGIENYIEVFKDPAMPISIWNTLVFTIGSISIQFIIGLGLALLFNLKFKLSEPLRGLMVVSYLVPMTVTALLFKFMYSTSGGIINELLMKFHLISQPIGWIIDSKTSMFSVILTNSWVGIPFNMLLLTTGLSNIPYDLYEAAKVDGANVIQRFFKITLPSLRPAILSVLVLGFIYTFKVFDLVFVMTNGGPVNSTELMSTFAYKLSFTQFSFSKGATVANVLFAILFCVSLGYLKLIKEDEVIG, translated from the coding sequence TTGAAAAATAAATATAGCAGTGAATTTATTAAGGAAGAAAGAAAAGGGTACATATTTGTGCTCCCAGCACTAATATTTATGCTGGCTTTTGTGGGATATCCGATTATATATAATTTTATTCTAAGTCTTCGTGATGTAAATGTAACGACTTTTAGTCAGCCTGTTAAACCATTTGTTGGTATAGAAAACTACATTGAAGTATTTAAAGATCCAGCAATGCCAATAAGTATTTGGAATACTTTAGTTTTCACTATTGGAAGTATATCAATTCAATTTATTATAGGACTCGGACTAGCTTTGCTTTTCAATTTGAAATTTAAGCTTTCAGAACCTCTTAGAGGACTTATGGTAGTCAGTTATCTTGTACCGATGACAGTAACTGCATTATTGTTCAAATTTATGTATAGTACAAGCGGAGGTATAATAAACGAATTACTTATGAAATTTCATCTAATATCACAGCCAATAGGCTGGATTATAGACAGTAAAACCTCAATGTTTTCAGTTATATTAACAAACTCATGGGTTGGAATTCCATTTAATATGTTGTTATTAACAACTGGGTTAAGTAATATTCCGTATGATTTATATGAGGCAGCTAAAGTTGATGGGGCTAATGTGATTCAGAGATTCTTTAAAATAACTCTGCCATCATTAAGACCAGCGATTTTATCTGTATTAGTTCTTGGATTTATTTATACATTTAAAGTTTTTGATTTAGTATTTGTTATGACAAATGGAGGTCCAGTTAATAGTACTGAACTAATGTCAACTTTTGCATATAAACTTTCATTTACGCAATTTTCATTTAGTAAAGGTGCTACTGTTGCCAATGTATTATTTGCTATTTTATTCTGCGTAAGTTTAGGATACCTCAAATTGATAAAGGAAGATGAGGTGATTGGATAA
- a CDS encoding DDE-type integrase/transposase/recombinase: MINKFLLETVIYLIEIIKYLMTLLVGKNLLKSISDEPVKKEYRKLQVDDQPIFDVPEKLNYKLLIAEYEFKHGKEFAPVKPRKNKALAPKDVICPKCGAPHTYLYDNNGGRGQYLCKVCDTTFNPKNYYQKSIVLRCPHCSKTLERIKARKDFYVYKCKNDNCSFYQNNLKSMTKSEKQDFKKNPGKFKVRYIFRDFTFDFKPLSKESPVKSKVSLPNIMISSYTLGLILTYYVNYGLSSRKTAALLKDIHDIKISHQAILNYVNAVSIVVKPFIDNYDYKLSDSFCGDETYIKVNGKWNYIFFFFDAVKKIILSYRVSPHRDTETAVKAIDDVLSKLKEIPEDLNLITDGNPIYLLAQHFFASHSIKFDVTQVIGLTNKDEVSKEYRPLKQIIERLNRTFKGNYRATTGFGSPNGSVAFVTMFVAYFNFLRPHSALEGKTPVILEELESMSNMPTRWCKFIELSQDFVLNNCTITA; this comes from the coding sequence ATGATTAATAAGTTTCTTCTTGAAACTGTAATTTATCTTATTGAAATTATAAAGTATCTCATGACTTTGCTGGTTGGCAAAAACTTGCTTAAAAGCATTTCGGACGAACCTGTTAAGAAAGAATACCGAAAGCTTCAAGTAGATGATCAACCAATCTTTGATGTTCCCGAAAAACTTAACTATAAGCTTCTAATAGCTGAATATGAGTTTAAGCACGGCAAAGAATTTGCTCCTGTGAAACCTCGCAAAAACAAAGCGTTAGCTCCTAAGGATGTTATCTGTCCTAAGTGTGGTGCTCCACATACCTATCTTTACGATAATAACGGAGGCCGAGGACAATATCTTTGCAAAGTCTGTGATACCACATTCAATCCTAAAAATTACTATCAGAAATCCATAGTGTTAAGATGTCCTCACTGCAGTAAAACACTTGAAAGAATCAAGGCGCGTAAGGATTTCTACGTTTATAAGTGTAAGAATGATAATTGCTCTTTTTACCAAAATAATCTTAAATCAATGACAAAATCTGAAAAACAAGATTTTAAGAAGAATCCTGGTAAGTTCAAAGTTAGATACATATTTAGAGATTTCACTTTTGACTTTAAGCCACTTTCTAAAGAAAGTCCGGTAAAATCAAAGGTTTCTCTTCCAAACATTATGATTTCTTCTTACACCTTAGGACTCATTCTAACTTACTACGTTAACTACGGTTTATCTTCCAGAAAGACAGCTGCATTGCTTAAAGATATTCATGATATTAAAATATCTCATCAAGCAATTTTAAACTATGTTAATGCCGTTTCAATTGTAGTTAAGCCATTTATAGATAACTACGATTATAAACTTTCTGACTCTTTCTGCGGCGATGAAACCTACATAAAAGTTAACGGTAAGTGGAACTATATTTTCTTCTTTTTTGATGCTGTTAAAAAGATTATTCTATCTTACAGAGTATCACCACATAGAGATACCGAAACGGCTGTAAAAGCCATCGATGATGTTCTAAGTAAGTTAAAAGAAATACCTGAAGATCTTAATCTTATAACTGATGGTAACCCTATATATCTTCTTGCACAGCACTTCTTTGCAAGCCATAGTATAAAATTCGATGTTACTCAAGTTATAGGCTTAACCAATAAAGATGAAGTTTCAAAAGAATATAGGCCATTGAAGCAAATTATTGAACGTCTTAACCGAACCTTTAAAGGCAATTATAGAGCTACTACTGGCTTCGGAAGTCCTAACGGGTCGGTTGCATTTGTAACTATGTTTGTGGCATACTTTAACTTTCTAAGACCACATTCTGCCCTTGAAGGCAAAACTCCTGTAATCCTTGAAGAGTTAGAGTCAATGTCCAACATGCCTACTAGATGGTGCAAATTTATTGAACTATCTCAAGACTTTGTTCTAAATAACTGTACAATAACTGCCTAA
- a CDS encoding sugar ABC transporter substrate-binding protein: protein MKKTKKLLACLTAIAMSATIFIGCGSSGGGTTQTKADPAGKTTITVWRYFDGQQQQNAMQNLADKYNKYQDKVEVQVEFVPRAELTKQFTIGLVADKLPDIGLVDNPDMASFSAMGLFADITDKINSYDGKDQFYPGPISSCQLDGKYYGIPLGSNDLALFYNKDMLSAAGVEPPTTFDELKTAAKKLTKGDTYGLAIAAPKNEEGTFQYLPWLISTGAKFNEIGSEAGISSLQYLTDLIKNGSMSKEVINWTQNDLEKQFVTNKAAMITDGPWIIDTVKKDAPNLNWGVVKIPKDKVFASDLGGENWGIIKGHHEAEAWDFIKYTQQKDNMTEYCADFGYIPPRKDVAESDDKITKDQVMSVFLDELQYAMPRGPHPKWPEISDAMSTAMQESFTNAKTPEQAAKDAQVKVDAVLK from the coding sequence ATGAAAAAAACTAAAAAGTTACTGGCTTGTTTGACAGCTATTGCAATGTCGGCGACTATATTTATTGGATGTGGAAGCAGTGGTGGGGGCACAACTCAAACTAAAGCTGATCCGGCAGGAAAGACAACGATTACAGTATGGCGCTATTTTGATGGGCAGCAACAACAAAATGCAATGCAAAATCTTGCTGATAAATATAATAAATATCAAGATAAGGTAGAAGTTCAAGTGGAATTCGTACCAAGAGCTGAACTTACTAAGCAGTTTACAATAGGTCTTGTTGCTGACAAGCTACCTGACATAGGTTTAGTTGATAATCCAGATATGGCTTCATTTTCGGCAATGGGATTATTTGCAGATATTACAGACAAAATCAATTCATATGATGGTAAAGATCAATTTTACCCAGGACCGATTTCATCATGTCAATTAGATGGGAAATATTATGGAATTCCACTTGGAAGTAATGATTTAGCTTTATTTTATAATAAGGACATGTTAAGCGCAGCAGGAGTTGAGCCACCTACAACTTTTGATGAATTAAAGACTGCAGCTAAGAAATTGACAAAAGGAGATACTTATGGTTTAGCTATAGCTGCGCCAAAGAATGAGGAAGGAACATTTCAATATCTTCCATGGCTTATTTCAACAGGAGCTAAATTTAATGAAATTGGAAGTGAGGCGGGAATAAGTTCGCTTCAATATCTCACCGATCTTATAAAGAATGGATCAATGAGTAAAGAAGTTATAAACTGGACACAAAATGATTTAGAAAAACAATTTGTAACTAATAAAGCAGCTATGATTACAGATGGTCCATGGATTATAGATACGGTTAAGAAGGATGCACCAAACCTAAATTGGGGAGTTGTAAAAATTCCTAAAGATAAAGTATTTGCATCGGATTTAGGTGGAGAAAACTGGGGCATCATTAAAGGTCATCATGAAGCTGAAGCTTGGGATTTTATTAAATATACACAGCAAAAAGATAATATGACTGAATATTGTGCTGATTTTGGTTATATTCCACCTAGAAAGGATGTAGCAGAAAGTGATGATAAAATAACTAAAGACCAAGTTATGAGTGTATTTCTAGATGAATTGCAATATGCTATGCCAAGAGGGCCACATCCAAAATGGCCTGAAATATCAGATGCAATGTCTACTGCAATGCAGGAAAGTTTTACAAATGCAAAGACACCAGAGCAAGCAGCTAAAGATGCACAAGTTAAGGTTGATGCAGTATTAAAATAA
- a CDS encoding PaaI family thioesterase: MSKEHLVWLKSYLEENYNKSILENFLDPQIVEVTEGKVIYEMKIIDRHCNIYGYIHGGTLASIADVVMGVSCTTLGKRIVTTDLSISYIKNVNAGSTITAVGEVVSDGENIMRCACKIFDEHEKLLVQAQASYFVIGSFDDVNPPRVK; encoded by the coding sequence ATGTCAAAAGAACATCTTGTTTGGTTAAAAAGTTATTTAGAGGAAAATTATAATAAATCTATACTTGAAAATTTTCTTGATCCTCAAATTGTTGAAGTTACAGAGGGGAAAGTTATATACGAAATGAAAATTATTGATAGGCATTGTAATATATATGGATACATACACGGGGGAACTTTGGCGTCAATTGCAGATGTTGTCATGGGAGTTTCTTGCACAACTTTAGGAAAGCGTATAGTAACTACAGATTTAAGTATCAGCTATATAAAAAACGTAAATGCAGGAAGCACAATTACAGCAGTAGGTGAGGTTGTAAGTGATGGTGAAAACATAATGAGGTGTGCATGCAAAATATTTGATGAGCATGAGAAGCTCCTTGTGCAAGCTCAAGCTTCATATTTTGTTATTGGAAGTTTTGATGATGTAAACCCACCAAGAGTTAAATGA
- a CDS encoding sensor domain-containing diguanylate cyclase, translated as MNDLNIGKNKILFIYSLISLINFTLNAKAFASVKNSISEDAPLYTIINFASYIYNNYKTFIFIILGIICISLLDAFYCLVVKAKEQSKYLKDLDLERERYFIVVEQLNDIIFDFDITEKKILSSSKFEETFGWTLNTQDYNKSFLNELKIHTDDKILVNKITDDMKALNKQSIIKQIRLMKSDGDYLWCELKLNYIQRDNKIVRVIGKITDIDHIVKEHSMLKLRSEYDQLTQIYNKSTFYEKVKNYIKDNKNDNCMLIFIDLDNFKAINDNLGHMVGDEVLKDTANKICDVFNGTDVIISRFGGDEFCVFKPSHSISFIKDKISILCNNLNATYIGNNTEITVSASIGVAFYPKHGDTLESLIHKSDIALYSSKENGKNQFTIYSKRLEIEC; from the coding sequence GTGAATGATTTGAATATAGGAAAAAACAAAATACTTTTTATATATAGTTTAATATCATTAATTAATTTTACTTTAAATGCTAAAGCTTTTGCTTCAGTAAAAAACAGTATAAGCGAAGACGCTCCTTTATACACTATCATAAATTTTGCTAGCTATATTTATAATAATTACAAAACTTTTATATTCATTATTTTAGGTATTATTTGTATATCATTATTAGATGCCTTTTACTGTCTTGTTGTAAAAGCAAAAGAACAGTCAAAATATCTAAAAGACTTAGATTTGGAACGCGAAAGATATTTTATAGTTGTTGAACAATTAAATGATATTATATTTGATTTTGATATAACTGAGAAAAAGATCTTAAGTTCATCTAAGTTTGAAGAAACTTTTGGATGGACATTAAATACTCAAGATTATAATAAAAGTTTTCTGAATGAGTTAAAAATACATACCGATGATAAGATATTAGTTAATAAAATCACCGATGATATGAAAGCTTTAAACAAACAGTCCATTATAAAGCAAATACGGCTAATGAAGAGTGATGGGGACTATCTTTGGTGTGAACTAAAACTAAACTATATACAAAGAGATAATAAGATTGTCAGAGTAATAGGTAAAATTACTGATATTGACCATATTGTAAAAGAACATTCTATGCTAAAGCTAAGATCTGAATATGATCAGCTCACGCAAATATATAATAAATCTACATTTTATGAAAAAGTTAAAAATTATATTAAGGATAACAAAAATGATAACTGTATGCTGATTTTTATAGATTTAGATAATTTTAAAGCTATAAATGATAATTTAGGACATATGGTGGGTGATGAAGTTCTAAAGGATACTGCAAATAAAATTTGTGACGTCTTTAACGGTACAGATGTTATTATTTCAAGATTTGGTGGAGATGAATTTTGTGTATTTAAACCAAGTCATTCTATTTCATTTATTAAAGATAAAATTAGCATTTTATGCAATAACCTCAATGCTACATATATTGGCAACAATACTGAGATAACTGTATCTGCAAGCATCGGTGTTGCCTTTTACCCTAAACATGGAGATACTTTAGAATCTTTAATTCATAAATCAGATATAGCATTATACAGTTCTAAAGAAAATGGAAAAAATCAATTTACCATATACAGCAAAAGGCTTGAAATTGAATGTTGA
- a CDS encoding carbohydrate ABC transporter permease: MKKVILKDKQKNIILCCVSICIACIMLFPIYWIIVSSFKTNAEIFASPPTFIPKDFTLSSYTDQFTGKSSIIVTLGNSCKVAFASMILACVLAIPAAYGLARFRMRGKKVFILIFLVTQMLPVALLLTPMFLVYKNLHLLDTLWAPILSDATISVPFVVLILRTYFLALPKELEDSAKIDGCNTFTAFTKIMLPISYPGLIMTGAFSFLYAWGDLAYSLTFLTSPEKRTMTASIYNFMGKYGIQWNSIMAYGVLLVLPVVLIFIFLQKYIIGGLTNGAVKG; this comes from the coding sequence ATGAAGAAGGTTATTCTTAAGGATAAACAAAAAAATATAATATTATGCTGTGTATCAATTTGCATAGCTTGTATTATGCTTTTTCCAATATATTGGATTATAGTAAGTTCATTTAAAACCAATGCTGAAATCTTTGCATCACCTCCAACTTTTATACCTAAAGATTTTACATTAAGTAGTTATACAGACCAATTTACAGGAAAGAGCAGCATAATAGTAACACTAGGTAATAGCTGCAAAGTTGCATTCGCTTCAATGATCTTAGCATGTGTATTAGCCATTCCAGCTGCATATGGCTTGGCAAGATTTAGGATGAGAGGGAAAAAGGTATTTATATTAATCTTCTTAGTAACTCAGATGCTCCCAGTAGCACTATTACTTACACCAATGTTTTTAGTTTATAAAAATTTACATCTATTAGATACTCTTTGGGCTCCAATTTTATCAGATGCAACAATATCTGTTCCTTTTGTAGTTCTTATACTTAGAACTTATTTTCTTGCTTTACCAAAAGAACTTGAAGATTCAGCAAAGATTGATGGATGCAATACATTTACGGCATTTACAAAAATAATGCTTCCAATATCTTATCCAGGACTTATAATGACAGGAGCATTTTCCTTCTTATATGCTTGGGGTGATTTAGCTTATTCGCTAACATTTTTAACCAGTCCTGAAAAGAGAACTATGACAGCTAGTATATATAATTTCATGGGCAAGTATGGAATACAGTGGAATTCAATAATGGCTTATGGAGTACTTTTGGTTTTGCCTGTTGTTTTAAT
- a CDS encoding cache domain-containing sensor histidine kinase, with translation MKFFNNATNTIRYFLNWKRYSIKAKLLSIFIIISIIPMVLSQVFLYKLSQHYLEKKITNLTDRNLFYIKTNIETDMNYYKDILYRIAADNDCLELEKMFNDGNEFEKAASINKIRDAFGSYSYSRNQIRAITFVGNNGRNVYYDKGNQGINNRIWEEYSNSEKSKIYSEILNSNIPVILPTTCNSFIHGKSEYMFHIGLKVRDIRTKDEIGIIIMSFDEQILFDVCNVQMDKEDFEEDKLNMCSVIVDNDGRVISFQDKKYIGTYVKDYSSSEINDTDNMETLNQLIYSIPSFKNRNISVSSIPIDSVGWKVINVVDKDNLFYEVKLLRNLTFVFLGLILIILTIVIIIFSNKLYESVKIIVSGMKEAKKGNFNVKIKLSTEDEMSFIGDEFNEMLSTINILIRDIKDQSNFIVELSNKRREAEIKAIVAQINPHFLYNTLDCINWMAIKNENYEVSDNIGNLAQILRYSIGDINKEVTIYDEVEWLKKYVYLQQLRFNNSFVLDLDVDENILGARIHKLILQPLIENSIIHGFKGYDSERILKVSINRFKNKYVKIVVKDNGLGIEDRKLKDIINNIKSGKDEDENIGIKNVYDRIKIYYGEDAKFSIESAKGQGTTITLIISLILVV, from the coding sequence ATGAAATTTTTTAACAATGCTACGAATACAATTAGATATTTTTTGAATTGGAAACGTTATAGTATAAAAGCAAAATTGTTAAGCATATTTATAATTATTTCAATTATACCAATGGTTCTTAGTCAAGTGTTCTTATATAAGCTGTCACAACATTATCTCGAAAAGAAGATTACAAATCTTACGGATAGAAATTTATTTTACATAAAAACTAACATAGAAACTGATATGAATTATTATAAGGATATTTTATATAGGATTGCAGCAGATAATGATTGTTTAGAATTAGAGAAAATGTTTAACGACGGAAATGAGTTTGAAAAGGCAGCGTCTATTAATAAGATTAGAGATGCCTTTGGATCTTATTCTTATTCAAGAAATCAAATTAGAGCTATAACCTTTGTTGGGAACAATGGAAGAAATGTATATTATGATAAAGGTAATCAAGGAATCAATAATAGAATATGGGAAGAATATAGTAATTCTGAAAAAAGCAAAATTTATTCTGAAATCTTAAATAGTAATATTCCCGTAATATTACCTACAACTTGTAATAGCTTTATTCATGGAAAATCTGAGTATATGTTTCACATAGGACTAAAAGTTAGAGATATCAGAACTAAAGATGAAATTGGGATAATTATTATGAGTTTTGATGAACAAATTCTATTTGATGTTTGTAATGTTCAGATGGATAAGGAAGATTTTGAGGAAGATAAGCTTAATATGTGCTCTGTAATAGTTGATAATGATGGGAGAGTTATATCATTTCAAGATAAGAAGTACATTGGGACATATGTAAAAGATTATTCTAGCAGTGAGATTAATGATACTGATAATATGGAAACACTAAATCAATTAATATATTCAATACCGAGTTTTAAGAATAGAAATATATCTGTTAGCAGTATTCCTATAGATAGTGTTGGCTGGAAAGTAATTAATGTTGTTGATAAAGATAATTTATTTTATGAAGTTAAGTTATTAAGAAATTTAACTTTTGTATTTCTAGGATTGATACTTATAATCTTAACAATAGTTATTATAATATTTTCAAATAAATTGTACGAGTCAGTTAAAATTATTGTCAGTGGAATGAAGGAAGCTAAAAAAGGAAATTTCAATGTAAAAATAAAGCTAAGCACAGAAGATGAAATGTCCTTTATAGGAGACGAATTTAATGAAATGTTGTCTACAATAAATATCTTGATAAGAGATATAAAAGATCAAAGTAATTTTATTGTTGAATTATCAAATAAAAGACGAGAAGCTGAAATAAAGGCAATTGTCGCTCAAATTAATCCTCACTTTTTGTATAATACTTTAGATTGTATAAACTGGATGGCAATTAAAAATGAAAATTATGAAGTTAGTGATAATATTGGAAATTTGGCGCAAATACTAAGATATAGCATAGGCGATATTAATAAGGAAGTGACTATTTATGATGAAGTTGAATGGTTGAAGAAATATGTATATTTGCAGCAGCTTAGATTTAATAATAGCTTTGTATTGGATTTAGATGTAGATGAAAATATATTAGGGGCTAGAATTCATAAGTTAATATTACAGCCCTTAATTGAAAATTCAATTATTCATGGATTTAAAGGATATGATAGTGAAAGAATATTAAAAGTTAGCATAAATAGATTTAAAAATAAGTATGTAAAAATCGTAGTAAAAGATAATGGATTAGGTATAGAAGATAGAAAGCTCAAAGACATAATTAATAATATAAAATCAGGGAAAGATGAAGATGAAAATATAGGTATAAAAAATGTATATGACAGGATAAAGATTTATTATGGTGAAGATGCTAAGTTTAGTATTGAAAGTGCAAAGGGACAAGGAACTACAATAACTTTGATTATTTCATTGATATTGGTAGTGTAA
- a CDS encoding response regulator transcription factor yields the protein MKILIVEDEINAREGLGNLLGKINENYIVCGKASDGEQGFLLAKEHKPDLIFTDIEMPKINGLDMLQKIKNCGQDPYIIILSGYSDFKYAQKGIKLGVNEYLLKPITYTALKNTMEDIEKKLNLSKEKDALLEEGILKEEKLGQVLLNKGQNLEHFYKIIESKVKQNENIYVVNLHLRDKYEDKVELIIKEIYEAMKNYNIVNFYYSILKEYNYLPILVITKTPYLEFIKMLKHKILFSLRQKGFLNTTISIINLNELSEIKSSFKKLQRLSRWPISFGNNEVIYEELISKLKINHCNYPRDLEKEVLKAIKNNDQKKLSDINKRFVSYLKENIYDPCEIIDVSSKYIFSILTVAKSCNSNLYTEFNNEGVLDSIKNSFTFDELKERLNYVIRKMCERDDEGTKVNSLIVRKAINYIKEYYSDKISLEEIASGMNITPEYLSRLFTKELGKSFSDYLKEFRIHKAKELLGSNKLKIYEIAEKVGYSDSKYFCKVFKESTGMSPKEYMKFY from the coding sequence ATGAAAATTTTAATTGTAGAAGATGAAATTAATGCTAGAGAAGGACTGGGGAACTTATTAGGAAAGATTAATGAAAATTATATCGTTTGTGGAAAGGCTTCTGATGGAGAGCAGGGTTTCCTTTTAGCTAAAGAGCATAAGCCAGATCTTATCTTTACAGATATTGAAATGCCGAAAATAAATGGATTAGATATGCTCCAGAAAATTAAAAATTGTGGTCAAGATCCATATATTATTATACTTAGTGGATATTCAGATTTTAAGTATGCACAAAAAGGTATAAAACTTGGAGTTAATGAATACTTATTGAAACCAATAACCTATACTGCTTTAAAAAATACCATGGAGGATATTGAAAAAAAGCTTAATTTAAGTAAGGAAAAAGATGCACTTTTAGAAGAAGGTATACTTAAGGAAGAAAAATTAGGACAAGTACTACTAAATAAAGGACAAAATTTAGAGCATTTTTACAAAATAATTGAAAGTAAAGTAAAGCAAAATGAAAATATATATGTTGTTAATTTGCATCTTAGAGATAAATACGAAGATAAGGTTGAACTTATAATAAAAGAGATTTATGAAGCTATGAAGAATTACAATATTGTAAATTTCTATTACTCTATCTTAAAAGAGTACAATTATTTGCCTATTTTAGTAATTACTAAAACACCTTACTTAGAATTTATAAAAATGCTAAAGCATAAGATATTATTTTCACTTAGGCAGAAGGGATTCTTAAATACTACTATTAGTATTATTAATCTAAACGAACTATCTGAAATTAAAAGTTCATTTAAAAAGCTACAAAGATTGTCTAGATGGCCTATTTCATTTGGAAATAATGAAGTGATTTATGAAGAACTAATATCTAAATTAAAAATAAATCATTGTAATTATCCAAGAGATCTTGAAAAGGAAGTGCTAAAAGCCATAAAAAACAATGATCAGAAAAAGTTATCTGATATTAATAAAAGATTTGTATCATATTTGAAAGAAAACATCTACGACCCATGCGAGATAATCGATGTTAGCAGCAAGTATATTTTTTCAATTTTAACTGTGGCTAAAAGCTGTAATAGCAATCTTTACACTGAGTTTAATAATGAAGGTGTTTTAGATTCAATTAAGAATAGTTTTACATTTGATGAGTTGAAAGAGCGGCTGAATTATGTAATCCGTAAGATGTGTGAAAGAGATGATGAGGGAACTAAAGTAAATTCATTGATTGTAAGAAAAGCTATAAATTATATAAAGGAGTATTATAGCGATAAAATTTCTCTTGAAGAAATAGCAAGTGGAATGAATATAACCCCAGAATATTTAAGTAGGTTGTTTACAAAAGAACTTGGAAAAAGTTTTTCAGATTATTTAAAAGAGTTTAGAATTCATAAAGCAAAGGAATTATTAGGTAGTAACAAACTAAAGATTTATGAAATTGCAGAGAAGGTCGGTTATAGTGATTCTAAATACTTTTGCAAAGTTTTTAAAGAATCAACAGGTATGTCTCCAAAAGAATATATGAAATTTTATTAA